The sequence below is a genomic window from Candidatus Auribacterota bacterium.
GCGCCTGCTCATAGACATCCATTATCCAGAGGTCGCGCTTGTGGCCCCGCTCAGAGCTGTAGACGACGTGGCGGCTGTCGGGCGCCCATGACGGATCCTCATCGCTGCCGCTCCTGGGGAGCGAGATCTCCTCTCGTGTCTTCATATCGATCATCCGCAGCTCAAACCCGCCCACCCGCGAGCAGTACGCGATTTTGTCTCCCTCGGGCGACCAATCAGGATTCGTGTTATAGCTCCCTTTGAAGGTGATGCGCTTCGGCTCGCTCTTTCCCCATGAGTCCATGATGTATATCTGCGGCGACCCAGTCGCGTCTGATACGAAGGCGATCTGCCGCGCGTCCGGAGACCAGCATGGCGATGACTCGACCCAGCTCGTCCGCGTCAGGCGCGTCAGGCTCCCGGATGCCATGTTCATCCGGTAGAGCTCGGGGTTGCCCGACTTGCTCAGCGTGAGCAGCATCTCCCGTCCATCGGGCGAGACGTCGCCGAAGGCGTTGAGGCCGGGGAAGGAGGAGAGAGCGCGCGCCTTCCTCGATGCGATGTCCATGATGAAGAGCTCGGGAAAACCACGTATAAAGGAGGTGAAGACGAGGCTCCTCCTGTCGGGGGTCCAGTCGGGGAAGAGAGAGATGTCCTTCCCGCTGGTGACCTGGCGGTAGGTTGTCCCGCCGAGCTCCATGATATAGATCTCCTTATGGCCGGTCATGTCCGAGACAAAGGCGATTTGCGAGCCGCAGAGGCCTACCTCGCCGGTGACCGCCTTGATGATGTCGTTGGCGATCGCGTGGATCATCTGGACGGCCGCGCCGGTATCGCCGTTGTAGGCCTTGGCGAGGATATTCTTGCCGTTGATTACCGAGTAGAGCCGGCAGGTGACGGAGAGGGAATCCCCTCGCGCCGCGTAATCCGCCTTGAGCACCATTTCGGCTCTGAGCGTCGCCCACTCCTTCAGGTTGATCCGCCCCGCCGTGCGATCATCCCGCTCCACTTCGTCCACGAATTTCTGCTTCTTTACCGAGTCGAAGTAACCGGAGGCATCCAGGTCCGACCTGAGGAGCGTTGCGAGGGTCGGGGATAGTTGGGCGTTGTCGCCGCCCTTCTGTTCAAAAGAGGGGACGGCGATCACCGTCTTGCGCGCAAATTTCTTGGAGACCGTGATCCGGACCTCGGCACCGGCGCGCGGCGTGTGCGTGGAGATAGCCGTGGCCGCTGACAACAGCAGAAACATAATTCTCGTCGCAGTCTTCATGGAGTCTCTCGCGTAGAGGTGGCGTATTATACACCCTCGGCGGCGCGGAATGAAACAAAATCAGCGCGGCGGGGTAATGGGATAGTTAATGGGGTTTTGCCACGGATAGACACTGATTATTACGGATATTCGCTGATACATATTACAACTAATCCGTATATATCCGTAATCATCCGTGAGAATCAGTGGCAAACAACCTTGTTCCGCACCCCGTAACGGAGGTGCTACATGGCGAACATTTCAGATAGCGGATAAAAGCATTACGGCTTCTCTTCGAGGATGGGTACGAAGGTCATGCACACCTCGATCGAATCCCCCGTATAGTCGTCGGGAAGCGGCGGCATCGGCCCGGCGTCCTTGATCGCCTGGATGGCGGAGCTGTCGAGGACCTCGCTCCCCGATTTCCTCTCGACCACTGGGTTGATCACCCTGCCGTCTCTCATGATTCTGAATCTGACCACCACCGTCACTCCCTCTCTGTCGGCGGGCGTTTTGCTGGGCGGCTGCCATGTCTGGTAGATCAGGGAGGCGACGGCATCGTTGTAGGAAATGTTGGTGAAATCTCCCGTGTTGAGCAGCCCCGCGATTCCCTGTTCGGCCACCTTGACCTGCGAGGCGGGTTTGGTGAGCGCGTCCGCTTTGTCCGCCTCGACCCACTCCTTCGCGCCGCTCTCCTCGATCTTCTTGAGCTGCTCTTTTATCTTTTCCTCGATGGTCTTTTTGGGGAGGAAGGATTCCTTCGGGGGCGCCTTCTCCCCGGCGGGCTTTTTCTTCGCGGGCTTCTTCTTGGGGGCCTCTTCCTTTTTCTCTTTCTTTTCTTTCTGGGGAGGCTCCTTCTTGGGCTCCTCTTTCTTGGGCGCCGCCTTGACCGCTGCCCCCGGGGCCGGTGCGGTTTTCTCCATGGAGACCGGCGCGCCCTGTGTCTTCTTCATGCTGATGAGCCGGGGATCGATGAGATCAAAGGTGTAGATCTTGTGCTCGGGCTTTCTCGGGCGGCTGAAGAGGGCACAGGAGGGAATCCCGACGAGGAGCAAGAAACAGAGGGCGTGGCCGGAGAGGGAGATGAGGAAGTTTTGAACCTGCGTGAACCTGACGCCCTGGGCTTGCATGGCGCACACTATTTCTTCCGCTGCTTCTTCGGCGTTTCCGCCTTCGCGACCGTCGCCATCCCCAACTTGGTGATGCCCGCCTCGGTGATGCAGTCGATAACCTGGATGACACTCTCGTAGTTGAGCTCCTTGTCGGCGCGCAGAATGAGGGCGATGTCGGGCTGTCGGGCGGCGATGGACTTGAGCCGTGAGGTGAGCTCATCCAGCGTGAGGCGATCGCGGTCGAGGTAGATACGGGGACCGGTAGCGGTGTTCTTGACATTCACAGTGAGGGTCTGCGGCTCCTCCATCTTTTTCGCCGAGGCGGCGGGAAGGTTCACGTTGATGCCGTACTCGACGATCGGGGCGACCAGGAGGAAGAGGATGAGCATGAAGAAAATCACGTCAATCATCGACGTGAGGTTGATGTCGGCGAGGGGGGTGAGCCGTGT
It includes:
- the tolB gene encoding Tol-Pal system beta propeller repeat protein TolB, producing the protein MKTATRIMFLLLSAATAISTHTPRAGAEVRITVSKKFARKTVIAVPSFEQKGGDNAQLSPTLATLLRSDLDASGYFDSVKKQKFVDEVERDDRTAGRINLKEWATLRAEMVLKADYAARGDSLSVTCRLYSVINGKNILAKAYNGDTGAAVQMIHAIANDIIKAVTGEVGLCGSQIAFVSDMTGHKEIYIMELGGTTYRQVTSGKDISLFPDWTPDRRSLVFTSFIRGFPELFIMDIASRKARALSSFPGLNAFGDVSPDGREMLLTLSKSGNPELYRMNMASGSLTRLTRTSWVESSPCWSPDARQIAFVSDATGSPQIYIMDSWGKSEPKRITFKGSYNTNPDWSPEGDKIAYCSRVGGFELRMIDMKTREEISLPRSGSDEDPSWAPDSRHVVYSSERGHKRDLWIMDVYEQAPTQITHGKGNFSAPAWSP
- a CDS encoding energy transducer TonB; the protein is MQAQGVRFTQVQNFLISLSGHALCFLLLVGIPSCALFSRPRKPEHKIYTFDLIDPRLISMKKTQGAPVSMEKTAPAPGAAVKAAPKKEEPKKEPPQKEKKEKKEEAPKKKPAKKKPAGEKAPPKESFLPKKTIEEKIKEQLKKIEESGAKEWVEADKADALTKPASQVKVAEQGIAGLLNTGDFTNISYNDAVASLIYQTWQPPSKTPADREGVTVVVRFRIMRDGRVINPVVERKSGSEVLDSSAIQAIKDAGPMPPLPDDYTGDSIEVCMTFVPILEEKP
- a CDS encoding biopolymer transporter ExbD, with translation MRRRHSARTRLTPLADINLTSMIDVIFFMLILFLLVAPIVEYGINVNLPAASAKKMEEPQTLTVNVKNTATGPRIYLDRDRLTLDELTSRLKSIAARQPDIALILRADKELNYESVIQVIDCITEAGITKLGMATVAKAETPKKQRKK